In Daucus carota subsp. sativus chromosome 4, DH1 v3.0, whole genome shotgun sequence, one DNA window encodes the following:
- the LOC108216978 gene encoding uncharacterized protein LOC108216978, whose product MECISILSWNIRGIGKKPNRDNLKKIIQGSRPSIVCLQETKKESKEAAVRRSLGAWNVNCWLEIPPQGLSGGLIIFWDDDLIKLETSSGNKNWLALVGQVSSSGQKFICINVYGPQSSTEKRSLWSNLGDLISMHEDKAICLVGDFNCVRGAEDRKNCDYRSSDSKYFNKFIAENELFDVLMVGSNFTWCGPNTRQSKLDRALVNWEMYSKGDWKVKVLGRLNSDHRAILLYLFEDNWGAKPFKVFNCWLKDKELLLRIKDVWKSKGDGNYFQKIRHVRKWLSTWNKEENGNIDDRIKMMEVEQFQADEQGNESRNKFLNIELEKLYDQRAQIWQHKARINWNIDGDRNTKFFHNIMRYKWSKNRINGIQGLDGSWIDNPGQVKNELYRYFKEFFEEKHPNSIFSLGCLMERKLSNHESVKMIEEVTMGELELLCGIGSRTPKEFRPISLINASMKLVTKLLAIRLKRVMSNLISEVQSGFMHGRQISDGILLVSEIIGSLKRNRCQGVIIKLDFEKAFDSVNWNFLIHLLKKLNFQDKWVKWIEAILKTCRISVLVNGSPTKEFTPERGLRQGDPLSPLLFNLVGEVLHCMLVKAEEAGVFQGIRLGNEGGTVSHLQYADDTVIFVENNIEAIKGVKRVLQGFEILSGLKINYSKSKLYGFNNSKEEIQEWSAAIGCFPGEDSFQYLGLELAKSPKRVQFWDPLLDKTKKKLAGWKGRSVSLAGRVVLLQAALDSLPIYWFNMFLMPKTVVSKLEKIRRNFFWGCKESNGQEQSKMHLIAWEKICRPKAEGGVGIAKIRERNISMIGKWWWRCINERNKFWNVTLQSKYGSILGYDPWNIKLDGTSSYTLNSLHKIKQSGWDKNLLAN is encoded by the exons ATGGAGTGTATTTCTATTCTTAGCTGGAATATCAGGGGGATTGGGAAAAAGCCTAATAGAGATAACCTGAAAAAGATAATCCAAGGTAGTCGACCGTCAATTGTTTGTCTTCAAGAGACTAAGAAAGAATCTAAGGAAGCAGCGGTGAGGAGATCTTTGGGTGCGTGGAATGTTAATTGCTGGTTGGAAATTCCCCCACAAGGGTTGTCTGGaggattaataattttttgggaTGATGATTTGAtcaagttggaaacatcttCAGGGAACAAAAATTGGTTAGCTCTAGTAGGTCAGGTGTCCAGTTCAGgacaaaaatttatatgtataaatgtATATGGTCCTCAAAGCTCCACGGAAAAAAGAAGCTTATGGTCAAATCTGGGAGATTTAATTTCCATGCACGAGGATAAAGCGATTTGTTTGGTTGGAGATTTCAATTGTGTAAGAGGAGCAGAAGACCGAAAGAATTGTGATTACAGGAGTTCTGACTCAAAGTATTTCAACAAATTTATTGCGGAAAATGAGTTATTTGATGTCTTGATGGTTGGATCGAACTTTACTTGGTGTGGTCCAAATACGAGGCAGAGCAAACTTGATCGTGCGCTAGTAAATTGGGAGATGTACTCCAAGGGTGACTGGAAAGTTAAGGTGCTGGGTAGATTGAACTCggatcacagagctattctccTTTATCTGTTTGAAGATAATTGGGGTGCCAAACCATTCAAAGTATTTAATTGTTGGTTGAAAGACAAAGAGCTTTTACTTAGAATTAAGGATGTTTGGAAGTCGAAAGGTGATGGAAACTATTTCCAGAAAATACGGCATGTCAGGAAATGGCTCTCTACGTGGAATAAAGAAGAAAATGGCAACATTGATGATCGGATTAAGATGATGGAAGTGGAACAATTTCAAGCAGATGAACAAGGGAATGAAAGTAGGAACAAGTTTCTGAATATAGAATTGGAGAAACTATATGACCAGAGGGCTCAGATTTGGCAGCATAAAGCGAGGATAAATTGGAATATCGACGGAGATAGGAACACTAAGTTCTTTCACAATATCATGCGGTATAAATGGTCCAAAAACAGGATAAATGGCATTCAGGGTTTGGATGGTAGTTGGATAGATAATCCAGGTCAGGTGAAAAATGAATTATACCGCTACTTCAAGGAATTCTTTGAAGAAAAGCATCCGAACAGCATTTTTTCGTTGGGCTGCTTGATGGAGCGCAAGCTATCTAATCATGAATCAGTTAAGATGATAGAAGAAGTTACTATGGGGGAGTTGGAGTTACTATGTGGGATTGGATCAAG GACCCCTAAAGAATTTAGGCCGATCAGTCTGATTAATGCTAGCATGAAGCTTGTCACAAAACTTCTAGCTATTAGACTTAAAAGGGTTATGAGCAATCTGATCTCGGAGGTACAAAGTGGATTTATGCATGGTCGTCAAATTTCGGATGGTATTCTGTTAGTAAGTGAAATTATTGGGAGCTTGAAGCGAAATAGGTGTCAGGGGGTAATTATAAAGTTAGATTTTGAAAAGGCGTTTGATTCGGTGAATTGGAATTTCTTAATTCACCTTcttaaaaagttaaattttcaAGACAAATGGGTTAAATGGATTGAAGCAATTTTGAAGACATGTCGTATTTCAGTTCTAGTAAATGGGTCGCCTACAAAGGAGTTCACCCCAGAAAGAGGGCTTCGTCAGGGGGATCCCCTCTCTCCTCTTTTGTTTAATCTTGTAGGAGAGGTTTTACATTGTATGTTGGTAAAAGCTGAAGAAGCGGGAGTATTCCAGGGCATCCGATTGGGAAATGAGGGAGGTACTGTGTCGCATCTTCAATATGCGGATGACACAGTAATATTTGTGGAAAATAATATTGAGGCTATAAAAGGTGTGAAGAGAGTGCTGCAAGGTTTTGAAATCCTTTCaggtttgaaaataaattactcCAAAAGCAAGCTGTATGGATTCAACaatagcaaagaagaaattCAGGAGTGGTCAGCCGCTATTGGCTGCTTTCCAGGAGAGGATTCTTTTCAATATCTGGGTCTTGAGCTGGCTAAGTCTCCTAAAAGGGTTCAATTTTGGGATCCATTGTTGGATAAAACTAAGAAGAAGCTAGCTGGATGGAAAGGTAGATCAGTTTCATTAGCTGGTAGAGTGGTTTTACTTCAAGCGGCGCTAGATAGTTTGCCTATTTACTGGTTTAATATGTTTTTAATGCCCAAGACTGTAGTCAGTAAATTGGAAAAAATTCGAAGAAATTTTTTCTGGGGGTGCAAAGAAAGTAATGGCCAAGAACAAAGTAAAATGCATCTAATTGCTTGGGAAAAGATTTGTCGACCAAAAGCTGAAGGTGGAGTGGGAATTGCTAAAATAAGGGAGAGGAATATTTCTATGATAGGAAAGTGGTGGTGGAGGTGTATTAATGAGAGAAATAAGTTCTGGAATGTCACGCTTCAGAGTAAATATGGGAGCATTTTGGGGTATGATCCGTGGAATATAAAGTTGGATGGAACTTCGAGCTATACTTTAAACAGCTTACATAAAATCAAGCAGTCAGGTTGGGATAAGAATCTGCTAGCTAATTAA